In Granulicella mallensis MP5ACTX8, the sequence CGCGGAGTTCAAAGAGAATCTCATCGAGAGTCGTCTCCAGCGTCTCGCTCTCGTCGATGTCGACATTGAATTTGCGCTCAGCGCGTAGGGTATCGAAAAGAATCTGGTACTTAGGCATAACTCTTGTCCTTGGAAAGATGATTGTGTTTCCTATGCTCTGTACCTGTCATCTCCGCTACGTCAGGGATAACCCAGCCACATCGCGCGCAGACCCCGTTGTTGTCATCCCAGCAGGCGGCGCATTGATTGTGTCCGCAGCCACCACAGCCCCATTGTGGCGTGTGACTGGCTCCGGCTGAAGTTCGGCAGAGGGAGCATTCGCCGGTCAGTCTCCGTGCCCCGAAACGATCCAGCCACCAGGCAGATTCCACCGGCAGAAGCGGAATGTGATTTTCGTCGCAGAGTTTACAGCGTTCCCGGCCGAACCCCCAGCAGTATTCGCAGACATGCAGCGAGCATCGCGGGCATGAAAAAGATAGCACTGTCCGCAGCGTTCTTTTGCAAAGTCCGCAACGTTCGCTACGGACCAGCGATGCGAGCGCAGGAGAGCCGGACGGCGCGGTAGCAAGGACAGGCGCAAGCCACGCGAGATGGCCCATATCGGCCTGACCCACGATGCGGCTGCAGGCGACCCCCAGCAGGCTGGCAATCAAGGCCGTGAGAGGCAATGGCCATAGACTGTCGAAGGCCAGCGCGAGGAGCTTCGGCGCCAGCCAGACAATAATGCCGCAGAGCAAGCCACCGGCAAGCACTCCGATAAGACCCCAGTGCGTAGCAACGAGTTGCGTTGCAAATCCCAGCATCGCCCAGAGTGCGAGTAGGGTCAGATCACGCGATTTGTTCATGTCCCTCCCTCACAAATTTTTCCGGGCCGTAAACTTGTCGCCGCCCATCGCCCGGCAGTTGCTTCGAGCCGCATCGTTCGCATCGACCCCAACGCCGCAACCAGCCGATACGTACTGTCGTTCGCTCAGAAGCACCGCAGTTTAAACAAATGGCTTGCTCGCATCGCGGAAAGAGCTCCCCGCGCAGGATTTCGTCATCGTGAAAGGGGCATTGCTCGCTACGAAGATGATGAAGGTGACGGACGCGCTGTTCCGAGCCAAGATCGATCTGCAGTGTTTGTGCAGGCCATGCCGACCGTCGAGCCATGGCTCTTGCAGCCACCAGCGCCTGGAGGCGTGAGATGTACTTGGCCGTCGCCATGGTGCTTGACCACGCAAGATCGTACGTGATCTCCGATTGCGAGCAGGAGTAGTTCTCGGACTCCCATGAACTTAGCAGGCTGGCGCGACGACGAGTGCTTAGCAGGCATGAAAAACAGGCTGAGCGAAGGTCTCCATGGTGTGGGAACCACGAAACACGCCCCACCTGGAGACTCGTGCCACCCAGGCCGGCGTCGCAGATGTCGAGGGCATAGCGCGCTCCGATAGCTGCCATCTCCACGCGGGCGAGATCCGTATCTACCGCACTGAGCAAGAGATCAGCCTCTATAAAAGCTCGTGGTGAGAGATCGGCGATCTCACTGGTAACGCTTATCCAGCGTGTGGCGGGAAAGATCAACGATAGTGCTCGGGCGGCGGCAACAACTTTGGGCTCACCGGGCTCTGCGTCACGCCACAAGGGGGAACGCGCTATATTTTTGGGCTCGAGAACGTCCTGATCGACCAGCGTGACCTGTTGCAGGTGAAGACGGCCAAGGTTTTGTGCCAGTTCACTGCCAAGTGCGCCCAAGCCGGCGATGATTGCGCTGCGAAACAATGAAGGCTCCCAAAGAGCTCGAACGGGACAAGTATAGAGGCAGTTGTAACAAACCTCTGACAGGAAATAGTGAATAGAAAGTAAATGACCGAAACTTAAATTTTACGAGCGAGATGTGCCATAAATCAGACGATCTGACACAACTCGAGTAGTTAAAGCAGAGAGAATTCAAGGCGTGAGCTGAGCCGGTTGTTTGGCGCCACGAATCCCTCTATGAACATCACTCAGCTGCTTTACTTCATGTCATTAGCTGGCAGTACGGCAGGATTGCTCGCTTGGGCGGGTCAGGCCCTGCTTGTTTCTTTGCTTCCTGTGGGCACTCCGGCATGGTTGCCGGTTGTATTTGCGGCGGCGCTTCTCGGGGGTTTTATCGGTGGCCTGACGGTTGCCTTCGATGAGAAGTGGGCAGGCAATCGAGTACAGGCGCGCTGGGTTTTTTCCGGTGCAGCTATCGGGTTCTTTGGCGGAGCCGCATCGGGCGCGGTGCACCTGCCTTTGCGCGAGGCTCTGCCTGGCGCTCTTCCGCTTGCAACGGTGCTGGGGTGGCTGGTCACCGGCGGTGTCGTTGGAGCGGGCCTGGGTGCGCGCTGGATTTCAGTCAACCGTGCGCGGCTGGCTCACGGAATGGCCGGTGGGATCTGTGGGGGGTGTATCGGCGGAATAGCATTCGCACTGTTGAGCCAATGGATTCCGGATGCGGCGCAATGCCTCGCGTTTGTGCTGACAGGGGCCGGTATTAGTTTCGGAATCGCGTTCGCTCCCGTGCTTTGGCGCAGTGCCGTACTGAGATTCATGAATAGCGGCGATGTGCGTGCCGCCAATAAACTCGGTAGCAAAGAGTGGGCTGTGCAGGACGGGGACAGTTATATCGTTGGCAGCCAAAGCGCGGATCTGTCGAAGACTAGTTATGGACATGAAGTGGATATTTATATTCCTGACGCCTCCGTTGCTCCACGTCATGCGAGGATCTTCGCGAAGGATGGGCGCTTCTACATCACGCGTCATCCGGACCTGATGACGGAGTCTGGACTGAGACGGTACCTGCTTCGTCTGCAAGACCGCTCCGTGACAACGCCACGGCCACTCGAAGATCGGAGCCTGATTGTCGTGGGCCGCACAACCCTCATGTTCGTTATGAAGCATAAGAAAAGCGGGCAGAAAGTATGAAAGGGCTGATCACGGCCGCGATCATGAGCGCCCTGCTGGGCGCGGCACTGCCACTTGCCGCCCAGACGGGAACGGGCGTCTCGCTGGAATTCACGCAGAAGCCTGTCCTGATGGAGTGCGAGCCGGGCGGTGGCGATCCATGCTTCCGGCTTCAGTTTCAATTCGTGGATGCCGCCGGCCATCCAACGCATGTCCCACTACCTCCACTGCGGGAGCTCGCACCTCGCACAGAGATTGAGGTGGATGGGCAATCGACCGTGCCGTTCTATGCCACCGCCTCAACGGCGCAGTCCGAAACCACGCCGCTGCCGCAAGTGACGATGTTGCTGATCGACGTAAGTGGAAGCATGCTTGGAAATGACATGGCGGGCGAGACTCGCTTTGACGCGGCGCGCCAGGCCGCTGCTGCCTTTCTGGAAGGCTTTCGGGATGGCCAGGACCGTGTTGCTATTGCGGGATTTTCCGGAAGGAACGTGCAAGCTGGAATCGACGGGGCGCGCTTTGTAAGCTCGCGCTCCGAAGCGCAGGCCGAACTGGATGCACTGGCCGCGCCGGAGCGCCGCAACAATACTGCGCTGTATTCCGCGGTCTCCATCGCGGCAAACCGGCTCGCGAAGGAGGCTCGCGATTCTCACTCGGAAGTGCGCCTACTCGTGTTGACTGATGGCGCCAATGACGTGCAGCCGCAGGCCGGAGACGATGCGAATTTGCTGGTGGGGAACGAGGGACTGGAGCAGGCCGCAAAAGAGGTGGAGAAGGACGGCGTCTCGGTGCTGCCGATTGGCTTGGGAAGCGAAAATACGCTCGACGTGGCAGCCCTTACCCGCCTCGGCACGAGACCACCGTTGATTACCTTCGACCGGGATGTCCTGCGCAAGGCCTTTCTGGTGGCGCAGGTCAACGAGATGAGCGATGTGACCGTGGCGATCAAGGCACCGGCGCAGCTTGGCACCCGCAACCTCCTTGCAGGACGACTGTTGCGTTTTCGAGCGAAGTTCACGCTTGCCGACGGCACCATCCTGGTTGAAGATAGGCCGGCACTATGGGGGGCGCCTCCGCTCGCAACTCCGTCGTTTCATGAAGAGGCAAGCGAAGCGGAGCAGCGCGCCTATATCGGTAGCAGCCGCATTAGCGAAACATCCCCCTGGTCCATGCTGCGGCCAGTGCTTGTATTTTTAGGCTTCGCAGCACTGCTCGCGTTTTTGTGGTGGGTTCTACCGCGCTGGATCTGGCCCGAACGCTATCAGGCCAAGCTGGCAAGGCCCGTACGGCCGGAGTATTGGCCCGGTCGAGATGCTGCTTCGATCCCAGGCCCTTCTGTGCTGCGGCCGGGGCCGCCCGGATTCGAGGCTGCGAACTATCCCGCGCAAGGCGCGATGCGGCAGGTTGGTGAGAACACGATTGTGAAGGCGGCGACTGACTTTTCAGTTACGAAGACACGCCTGCATTAAGGAGAAGCTAGATGCCGATTATCGAGGTCAAGCGACAAAGCGTACGGACTGCCGTACGAAAGGTGCCGACCAGCACCACTGCGATTCCCATGCCGATGACGGCGGAACGCGTAGGTACGGAGTTGCGCAGCGATAGTGAAGAGCCGGTAGTCGTGGAATCGCTCGAAGATGCCTTTGCGAAGTTTAAGCCGGGGTTGAAGTTTCGCAGCGCGCAGAGAGAGGACGGCGTTACCTTTCAGGCGGACCTGCGCTTTGAAAGCGTGAAGGATTTCGAGCCAGCGAACCTCATGGCTCGGCGTGAGATCAAGGCCGAGGACGGATCGGTAACGTCTCCCAGAAACGATCTCGCCGACCTCAAGAA encodes:
- a CDS encoding A24 family peptidase, whose translation is MNKSRDLTLLALWAMLGFATQLVATHWGLIGVLAGGLLCGIIVWLAPKLLALAFDSLWPLPLTALIASLLGVACSRIVGQADMGHLAWLAPVLATAPSGSPALASLVRSERCGLCKRTLRTVLSFSCPRCSLHVCEYCWGFGRERCKLCDENHIPLLPVESAWWLDRFGARRLTGECSLCRTSAGASHTPQWGCGGCGHNQCAACWDDNNGVCARCGWVIPDVAEMTGTEHRKHNHLSKDKSYA
- a CDS encoding ThiF family adenylyltransferase → MFRSAIIAGLGALGSELAQNLGRLHLQQVTLVDQDVLEPKNIARSPLWRDAEPGEPKVVAAARALSLIFPATRWISVTSEIADLSPRAFIEADLLLSAVDTDLARVEMAAIGARYALDICDAGLGGTSLQVGRVSWFPHHGDLRSACFSCLLSTRRRASLLSSWESENYSCSQSEITYDLAWSSTMATAKYISRLQALVAARAMARRSAWPAQTLQIDLGSEQRVRHLHHLRSEQCPFHDDEILRGELFPRCEQAICLNCGASERTTVRIGWLRRWGRCERCGSKQLPGDGRRQVYGPEKFVREGHEQIA
- a CDS encoding FHA domain-containing protein, whose amino-acid sequence is MNITQLLYFMSLAGSTAGLLAWAGQALLVSLLPVGTPAWLPVVFAAALLGGFIGGLTVAFDEKWAGNRVQARWVFSGAAIGFFGGAASGAVHLPLREALPGALPLATVLGWLVTGGVVGAGLGARWISVNRARLAHGMAGGICGGCIGGIAFALLSQWIPDAAQCLAFVLTGAGISFGIAFAPVLWRSAVLRFMNSGDVRAANKLGSKEWAVQDGDSYIVGSQSADLSKTSYGHEVDIYIPDASVAPRHARIFAKDGRFYITRHPDLMTESGLRRYLLRLQDRSVTTPRPLEDRSLIVVGRTTLMFVMKHKKSGQKV
- a CDS encoding vWA domain-containing protein, which gives rise to MKGLITAAIMSALLGAALPLAAQTGTGVSLEFTQKPVLMECEPGGGDPCFRLQFQFVDAAGHPTHVPLPPLRELAPRTEIEVDGQSTVPFYATASTAQSETTPLPQVTMLLIDVSGSMLGNDMAGETRFDAARQAAAAFLEGFRDGQDRVAIAGFSGRNVQAGIDGARFVSSRSEAQAELDALAAPERRNNTALYSAVSIAANRLAKEARDSHSEVRLLVLTDGANDVQPQAGDDANLLVGNEGLEQAAKEVEKDGVSVLPIGLGSENTLDVAALTRLGTRPPLITFDRDVLRKAFLVAQVNEMSDVTVAIKAPAQLGTRNLLAGRLLRFRAKFTLADGTILVEDRPALWGAPPLATPSFHEEASEAEQRAYIGSSRISETSPWSMLRPVLVFLGFAALLAFLWWVLPRWIWPERYQAKLARPVRPEYWPGRDAASIPGPSVLRPGPPGFEAANYPAQGAMRQVGENTIVKAATDFSVTKTRLH
- a CDS encoding type VI secretion system contractile sheath small subunit, whose protein sequence is MPIIEVKRQSVRTAVRKVPTSTTAIPMPMTAERVGTELRSDSEEPVVVESLEDAFAKFKPGLKFRSAQREDGVTFQADLRFESVKDFEPANLMARREIKAEDGSVTSPRNDLADLKNNIDLLYRLKDRWRLPAVRRAWSDPQERKQMIEALDKLREELEKVSERETK